GGTGCAGGCGTCACCGCATGCCCGTGCAGGAGGTGTCTGAAcccctttttatttctgaaagcagagaaaggaggagacAGACGGACAGGGGACAGacgggcacgggggggggacacgcagcagagcagcccccagccccacacggAGCAGCCCCGCTCCTGCCCCAGCTCGGCTGGCACGGGGGGGGTCTGGGGAACCCAGCCAGGcccccccatcctcctcctcctcttcttcatcctcctcctccagcacccagctccctgctctgctcccgcAGGCTGAGCGCAGccgcccccctgcagccccaacGCGAGCTCTGctggcttggggggggggacaacaGACATGATTTATGTAGGACCTACACAAACACACCGCCTGGTGCCACGAGGGACCGCAAGCACGCTTTGGCACATGCCAGGAGGCCGAGCAGAAAGGGGCCCAGCTCCACCCCGCTGCGGAGCGAGCCGGAGCTGCAGAGGGGGCCCCAGCAAAGCGGGGTGTGGGGAGACCCCCGCCCGCTGCACCGGGGGCTCCGGGAGACCTGGGCACCCCCCTTGACTTCCCCAGCTGGGGGCACCGGGCTCCTGCCTTCATCCGGGCCATCAGACACCAAAACCCAGCACGGCTCAGCCGTGCCACGGATGGAGAAACCGCGGCACGGCCACCACGGGTACGGGACCCGGGGGGGAGCCAGCCCCAAACCCAAGCCATGCAGCCCCCCAGGACGACCCCGCAGGCAGCCCCGCATGGATCCCATGCACCCGGCGGCTCCTGGCCCCCGGTACCTCCGTCTCCACGTGGCCCACGTCCTCGGCTTACCActccccagctgcctggggTCGGGGCAGGCACGGGAGGAAAAACAGCGTTAGGGGGGTGGCCGGCACGGCtgagagcccccccgaccccacaCACCCCGCTCCTGCTGCGAGGAGCTGAGCTGTTTGTGTAGGTCCTGCATAAACACCAGCGTCTGCCCCGCAGGGGGAAGCCCCAAAACTCCGTAAAAAAGCAGGGGGGGGGCCACGGGAACGATCCTGCGCCCTGGTTCCTCGTGGGGTCCCCCCCCTGTGCCCGCTGGCCGGGGCGGGCGGCTCGGGGGCGCACGATTACCTGAGGCTCAAGCACTTGTGGGGCCGCGcgtcctcctcctgccagcttcggggtgagtgggggggggggcagaaaagatttggggagggggtgaggggatggtgaggagggggggggaggagagagacaAGGGGAGATGTTATGAGAGGCGATGCTCGCGGAGATGGGGCCGGGGAGATGGGTGCAGACACCGGTGCTGCCGCAGGAGGAGCCCCCCCGAGCCCGTACTCACCTCGGGACCCCCCGcaggggggaaactgaggcacggggccGTGGTGGAGCAGAGCCCCCTCTCCCTACCTaaccctgctgccagcaccgaTCCCTGGGGCCAGGCTCGGTGGCTCTTCAGCCTTCGGAGCTCGGGACCCCCCTGGCACCGTCCCGGCACCGCGGCGTTGCCAAAGCGTCCATCCAAAGGGGCAAAAATTGGCACAGGGGGGGGGCCCCGCATGGCTCTGCCGGGAcagaggggccgggggctgctccgCCAAGGTGCCGGGGGTGGCAGCACGGGGGGGACACAGAGGAGAGAGCAGAGACACGGAGCTGCGGGGGGGGGCTCCCTACCTTTCCCCCGAGCAAGGCGCGGGGACGGCGCTTTTCTGGGCAGAGGTGAAGGAGTGATAAGGCGGCGGTGGGGCTCCGTCAGGCCATTTTCTCACCTCTGAATTCCTAAATCCTCCGTTGCGGGCTCGGTGCAAGTGCTCAAACATAAGGAGCAGCTCTCTGAGGGCGGGGTTAAACGGAAAGAGggagaaattaaatgaaaaaaaccaaaaacgCGGCGAAGCAAAATGGGGGGCGAGCGAACCAAGGAGGGAGCAGAGTCTCTGcaaaacaaaggggaaaaaaggggaagggaaagggggaaaaaaagggaaaaagggaaaaaggggaaaggggcaaaaaggggaaagggggaaaaaggggaaagggggaaggaaaaaggggaaagggggaaggaaaaaggggaaaggggaagggctCCCATGCAGCCTGCAGGGCTGAGAGGTGATGGCACCACTGGGATGGGACGGGCAGGGGACAggcagcggggagctgcccccaagtgccccgggggggctcgtgagctgctggagcagccggGGGAGGCTCAGACCCCGCGGGGATCGAGCCCGGCCCCGTCCTCGCTCTGCTGGAGGAGAAGCGGCTCCCGGCACAGCCGCGATGCACCGGGGGCACCGGAGCTCCTCGGGGGCACGGCTGTTAGGAACCCTGCTTTTGGGGGAAATAAAGAGCGAAACAGAATCAGAAATTTGTCGTGGCAAAAAATAACAGATGGAGTGAGCGGCAGCAGAACACAAAACCAAAGGtggacgggaggggagggctgggagcacGCGGGGCATCCGGAGACGTTTCGGGGTCCTCGCTCTCACGTGGCAGCAGTGAATTTGGGAGGTGAAAGCGCCGCAGGACGGGGCAGGGGGCTCCCCgctgggccccccccccgggtcccTCTGGCTCCtggcctgctgcagccccaccgCCGCGGCCGTGGGGTCCCCGTGACCGGCAGCACCGTCCCCTCTCCCGAAAGGAAGGTGATGGATGGGGTGAGAGGGGGCGGTGGGATGGGTGCTGTGGGTTGGGGGGGTGAGGATGCATTTGGGTTTTGGGCAGCCCCTGAGCTGTGGCACCGGCGTCCTGGAGCTGAGCCAGGAGCTGCTCGTCCCCACGGTCCCCACCGAGCTCTCAGTGTCCCCACATCCCTGCGGGGACCCTCTGCGAGCCCCCCCACCACCTCTCGCCCCCACCCCGCCTACctgaaggagggcaggaggctgtCGTAGTAGCACCAGGTGGCCGCCAGGTACGCGCGGCTGGCGTCCGTCGAGTAGAGCCGCCACGCAGCCTGGGCAGGGGGGAGCCCGCGGGCATCAGGGCTGGCCCGAGCCCCCCCTTGCTgtccctcctgtcccccccaCGGGGATTTGTGCACCCCTGGGGCACCCACGGATGTTGGATGGAGCTACCTGGATGAGGTTGGCCGCAGGCGTCCTCCTCTTCTCAAAGTGCTTCTGCCggtgctgctcctgcacctTGAGCGCAAAGCCGGAGCCCAGGATCCCCTgcaggatacgggaggggatgGGGTCTGCAGAGGGTGGATTTTGCCCCTTTTCCCCCCAATTTTTGCCACGTGGCAGGGTGGGGGAGCGTGCCCAGCCCTGTCCCAGCCCTACTCACGGCgggcagagcaaagaaggagATGCCCAGCAGGGCGAAGCCGGCCGCCAGCATCCTCCCCAGCCACGTCTGCGGCGTCTTGTCCCCGTAGCCGATGGTGGTGAGGGTCACCTGCGCGGGGACAGACAACGGGGGGCCCTGCAGGGAGctcccccacacaccccacagCCCCGTCCCACCCTCCTGGTCCCCTCCCGGGGCTGGAAGGGGGGGTCCTCACTTACCGTGCCCCACCAGAGGGAGTCGGCGTAGGTGGCGAACTGCGCGTTGgcgtccttctccgccaggtaGACGAGGAAGGAGGCGAAGATGAGCACCAGGAAGCCGATGTACCAGGCGGTGATCAGCTCCTGGTGGGGCAGCGGGGTGAGCGGGGCCGTGGTGAGGTttgggggggacactgggacccccccccttctcctcgTCCTCACCTTGCTGTGGGCGTAGACGACGGAGCCCAGCAGCTTCCAGGTGCCGCCACGGCGGTCCATGCGCACCATGCGCAGGATCTGCAGGAAGCGCATGCTGCGCAGCGCTGAGGTGGCGAAGATGTTGCCCTGCGTGCCCGCCGCGATGACGGCCACCGAGGCGATGAAGACGATGAAATCTGGAGGGCGGAGAGGGCGAGGGGTGGGGCGCGTGGGGTTTTTATGGGCTGGGAGATGCTCAGAGCCCTCCAAATCCCCGCACCCCGTACCTATCACGAGGGCAAGGGTTGGGCGTGTGGGGTTTTTATGGAATGGGTGATGCTcaaagcccccaaatccccatacCCTGTCCCCTAAATCCCCGTACCCTGTACCTATCACAAGGGCAAGGGTTGGGTGTGGGGGGTTTTATGGCATGGGTGATGCTCagagcccccaaatccccataccctgtcccccaaatccccatacCCTGTTCCTATCATGGAGGCGAGGGtcagttgtgggtttttttattGGCATGGGTGATGTTGAAAGCCCCCAAATCCCTGCACCCTGTGCCTATCACGAGGGTGAGGGGTGGGGTGCGTGGGGTTTTTATGGCATGGGTGATGCTCAGAGCCCCCAAATCCCCGCACCCCGTACCTATCACAAGGGAGAGGGTTGGGTGTTGGGGTTTTTATGGCCTGGGTGATGCTCaaagcccccaaaccccctcacCCCATACCTATCACGCAGAAGGGTTTCCGGGCAAAGCGGAGCCTCCCCCGCCAGCCCCGGtagcggcagcagcagccggcGGCCCAGACGCGGACGATGTACTCCATGCCGAACACCACGATCATGACAAACTCCTGCAGGGGGGGGACGAGCAGGGTAAAACCAggagggcaggggcagcaggacGGCACGGGGAGGCTTTGGGGGTGCAGAAGGAAACCGGGAccctccccaggaccccccaagTGACACAGCTCCGAGCTCCCGGTGTGGGGCCGTGGCCGTCGAGGCTCCCCGAGCAGCCCAGCCCTACCTGTGCCAAGCTCAAACCGAGCCGGGTCCTTTTCCTCCTCCGTCAGCATtgtcctcctgcctcccccGTTCTGCTTACTCGGGGGAACGTCACCAGGACCTTCCCGATTTAGTCCCCGCCGCTCGCAAGAACCCCGGCGTCAGCCGTTTCTGACACTTTGGGGgaaagttgcctttttttttttattatttttagcccctcctgccctgcctccccaccccaccaaGGGGTCACCCCAATCCTCTGGGACCCCTCAGCAGCGAGGCCACCCCGCAATGTCCCCAACGTGCTGGGCTGGGTGGCATCGGCATCGCCACTGGCATCGCGCAGCGGTGGAACACACAGGGCCGAGGGCTGGGAGGGGGTCTCCAGGGGGCTGCGGTGGTTTTAGCACGGGTGTGCCCCCCCCTGTCTCTTACCAGGATGAAGAGGCACTCGTTGGCCAGCTTCTGGTGCTCCTGGATGGTGGAGAAGACGGAGAGCACCAGGCAGCTGAAGACGAGGAGGAAGCTGCAACGAGAGCGCACGGGGGTGGGAGGGTGTTCGGGGGgtgggcttggggggggggggggtccggaCCTTCCCCGGGGGTTGAGGCTGAGCCTCCGAGGCCGGGCTTTGCCCCtagggggaggcagggagcggcTCGGGAGCGCGCAGGGTGCGGGGATGCGCCCGGAGCGCGCCCCGAGGAGCCCCCGGGAGCCGCTGCCCGAGGGTCCCGCACGGCGCCCGGCTGGGGGGCGGGttcgggggggggcaggaggaagaaattcgccccccccccaggctcagGAGACCCCCAGGGAATGGGGGTGCCCGGCTCTGGCAGTGCCCGAGGccgggctggatggggctgggggcaggggtcgtgcccatggggggggggctggagcagAGGGTCTCGAAGGCCCCTTCAACCCGAGCCATTCTGGGGTGTTTAATGCCCCAAAATACCCGGGGGAGCACGGTGACAGTGTGCAGAGacaggggatggggctggggaccgtgacccccccccagcatccccacCCTCTCACCCAggagtgggggctgcagggggcaccTCGGACACTGCCCGGCCCCCGCTCGCAGCCCCCCCGCTGCCACTGCTGGCACCGGGAGCGATGTCCCCAACGGGACAGGCAAGGGGGGGGCTTTAACACCTCGCTGCTGGGCAGGCGGAGGGGACCAGGGGCCCCACAGGACCCCCCCGTGATGGGGTCATGTCCCCAGGTCACCCCGCAGCACacgggggaggaggaggaggaggaggaaggcccgGCTCCAGCAGCCGTGGGGCTCGGTGCCAGGCTCTGCCGCAGCCCTGCGGCCTCTTACCCAAAacaactgcttaaaaaaaaagcagggcaggagctggagggccCCCCCCAGGCAGAAAGGGGACCAGAGCCACTTGGGAACAGCCGGGACCCAAGGGCAGAgtcagcagggagctgctcccaggctgCCCGTCCCGAGAGCTGGGGCGAGACCAAAGGGGCTTTGGcccacttaaaataaaaaggaggggaaaagaaaaatagattctGGAGCTGAGGCAGACAAAACTctccaaaaatacttttttttttttttttttttcccctgatccAGCGATTCTAAAAATGGAAAGCGGAGGGTTTGTGCCACCGGCCCCACGTGATGGGCGCGCAGAGGGCTCCGCTCGAGCCGCCTTGCGTAACGGCAcgggggcaccggcaccgggcccCCCCCAGGAGTGGGCACCAGGGACAGAGCTGGGAGCACAGCCCCACCACGGGCTGGTGGTGCAAGCAGGGTGGTCCCagcacccccctgcccccccagcagctccagcacccgGTGCAAGCAAAGCGCCCGGGACCTGCAAGAGGTGCTGCGGAGAGCGCAGGGCTTAGCTCGGCACCGTGCTGCCCGACGCCGTCTCGGAGCACTTTCTTGTCTCCTCTTCCTGCTGACACGGAGATTTGGAGCTGAATTGGCTGCccgggggggctgaggggctgaAACCAGACCCTACAGCTGCAGGAAGGGCACCACGGGGAGAGGTGTCCGCTGGGACGATGCTCGGTGCCCTCCTCGGGAGCACCCAGGCCAGGGGAGGTGGCTCAGGCACCGAGCACTCAGGAGGGAGCTGAGAGGTCCCCGGCAGCACCGCATGAACCCGGGCTGGCAGGGAAGGTGCAAAAGGAGCGAGAGCCAGACCTGGGTCAgaaaacagcctgaaggaaCCAGGCCGGTCCCTTCCCCAAAACTGCTGCCACGAGGGGAAATTGGAGACGAGGCTGAGGGCACAAAAACGCAAGGAAACGGGAGAAGGACTGGGAGCAGGGCAAGGGGAGGGCAGAGCTGGAACAATGCACACCCAGAAGAAGGGGCTGGGAGCGTCACGGCCCCATGCGATGCTCCAAGGTGCTCCCcggctttggggctgggggctgcagccagcccctgccccctgAATGATGGGCACAGCCTTTTCCCCGTGCAGGAGCTCTGCCCTTAgcagctgggggcagcagcagctcgccGGGCACCCCTCCGCGCCGCTCGTCTGGAGAAGCAAACCCAAGCCTTGGCCGAGCCGCCCAGGGCAGAGCCTTTGTGCACCATCAGCACCAAACGTTACACAAGCGGGATTTGGCAGGCAATTACACGGGCAGCGGAGCGCAAAGCAGAAGAGAATGCAGAAATCTCCCAGCCTGCGAAGATTTGTGCCTCTCGCCCAAGCTGGGGCCAGacaggggggtgcagggggggtcTCTGATCCTTGGCACACGCTGGCCCCGTTGGGCACCCTCCTCCCCGAGCACCGCACGGGCACCGAGATGGTTGGGATCACCGTGCTGCAGGAGTGATGGAAAAGCCACCCCGAGAGCTGCTGCCCCCGGTGTCACCCCCCCCAGGGGATGCTCCtgcccggcccccagccccacagcggGGTTTTGTGAAGGACACGATCCTGTGAGGCCCCCACGGCCCCCGCAGGGAAAGCAACTTGGTGGGAACACATCACCTGCTGGGAATTAACTCAGAAAGCTGGGGAAAGAGCCCCCGCCTGGCTGCTGGCAGTGCCTAAGCAGCTTAGGGGAGGAtcaggtgctgggggggcaggAAAGGGgctccccaaagcccccccccatATGTCCCAAATGCTGCAGCCAGGGGTTGTGGGGGCACCTCCTGTGCCTCCCCAAACTCTGCAGGCACGGAGCTGGTCCGCAGGAGCGCTCCTCCTGCTGTGCcccaaaatattaattaaaaccCAGCAGGGGAGGGGCTGGTTGGAGAAAACGAACCTCCTGGCATTAATCTTCATTAGGGCTGCCTTCGCCATATGCTCCCGGCCGCTCCGGCggcaggagaggggaaggagcaggtgAGGTGGGGAAGGTGCTGAGCTCAGGGAAATGGGATGGGGTCAGCCAGGGGCAcccccagagctgggctgaACCCCCCCGGGCAGACAGGCTCCAGCCTCGGGGGCTGCACCCCGCGGGGTTTGGCGAGGCTGGGGAATGGGGGGTGAGGTTTGGGCACCCCCGTGCCCAGTCCTGCTGCGGGTGGCGGCAACGGGGTGGAAGGAAAACACCACGCGCCGCAGAGCAAACAGCTCGGCCTGGGGACaagcccggcacggccccgagAGGGAGAGGAACCAGTGGCACCGACAGCCCTGGCACCACCGTGGCACTGCCAGGTCCCCGCGGTGCTGGGTGGCAGCGCTGGGTGTCCCCAACCCAAGCACCGAGTCCACTCGGGGGACAAAACCACCCAAACCTGGCTGGGATGGGGACGAGGATGGGGTCAGGAATGGGGTCAGGGATGGTGCTTTGCCCCCCGCACCCCCAAACCCGCCAggctcagcaccctgagcaccgcCTGCAGCTGTATAAACAGCGTGTCTTATAAATCCCCTGTCCCTCGCGCAGCAGCCTTGCAGGAGAGGCGGCGCAGGAGGCCTGTCTGCCCCGgggatataaatatataaatattggaTATAAATATCGGCGCTGGAGCCGGGCTGTTTGTGGCTGTAACCATGGCAGGGGCGGCCACCCCCTCGTCCTACAGCGCCGGGCATCGCCCGCGGCCACGCAGGAGCTCGgtggctgctcctgcccagcacccaaaaaaaaaaaccccaatcccttgggaaggggaaggagctgccCTAATCGCTGCCGTGCCTCCAGCTCGGGGGGTGCACGGAGGGGGAGGTGGGACCCGGGACAAGGAGCCCGGCTGGGGGCTGCACGGCGCATCCCGTGGCCACGCGGGGACCCAGTGTCACCGTCCAGAAGGGATCTGGAGGATGTCCCGCTCCGTGCTTCCCTGCCAGGTGCTCCAGTGCAGGCAGCCATGCAGGGACTCGCTGCACGAGTGACAAAACCCTGGCACTGCTGCCCTGCACGGCCGGGCAAgcttcttcctcccctgccAAGCCCCGCGCGGGGCCACCCCTGCGCCCTCGGGTGGGTGCCAAGTCCCCGAGGCCTTCGTGCTCCAGGCAGAGCGAGCTGGAGACTGAGAGCAGCATCACACATCGCCCACCCCGGGGTCTGTGCCCCTCatcgccccccggccccccagccctggcGGGGGAACGGTCACAAGGTTCCTGCGGCTGGTGCCAAGACGCTCACACGGAGCAGCTGAGATAGTTTCGCTCTTGGATCATCTGGCAAGCCacgggctgaggggaggggggaggaaagggagcgAGTTCCCAGACCCGTTCCCGAGGGGCCGCGCACTCCAGCACAACAGGAGGGGGACAGGAGACCCCCCGAGGGCATCGCAcatggggggcagagggggcaggTTGGGGTGCTCAGCCCCATTCCATCCCCTCGCCCCAGGGCGCAGACAACCCAAACCTCTCCAAGAGCATCCCCTCGGGGTGGGGGGACCCCAGCCACGCAGGGGTCCCCCCCGTCCTCACCACCGGGGCCAGCCAGACCCaggccccaaaccctgcaccTTGTGCTCGGGGTCcggcaggagcagctggaggggaaacgaagaagaaagaggaaagaaggagaTCGATGTGCAGTTTCACGTTGCACCACAGCCACTTCATTTTATGCCCCAGCGACGCTGCGTCAGGTTCAGCAAACTGCTGCGTcgccttctccttcccctgccaTTTCCCCCCCCACCGCAGCTCCCATTTCAAGCTGGGACAAGAGGACAGGGGGCGGCCCTGAGGGGGTCCCCTGGGGTCCCCAGGAAGGAGCCCTGGCTCCAAGGGCGCAGCTCCAGCAGCCGAGGGTCCCGGCCTCGCTGTCCCGTTTCATTTTGGCCACCCGCGTGCAGCAGTCgggttttcctcctcctcctcctgagggTCCCCCCAAAGAACCCCGCACCCTGCAGCCATCCCACCCCGCTCCCCACAGCCTCTCCGCTCACAGGACAGGAGCAGAAagcccaggagctgccagcagcctgccccccccagccagcTGGGGCACCCAGGGACCTGCCAGCGCTGTCCTGCACCCCCTGTGCCAGCAGGGATGCCCACGGCCCCGCAGCCAAACCATGGGCACCATGCGCCCACTTCCAGCTTTGGTCTACCCTTTCCCTCCACGTCCTGgccctgtccccctccccaggcacagGGAGACCCTTCCCCAGGAGGGGGGTAAATAGGGGCACACCAGTTTGGCACCATCCCACCAGTGCCCCCAGAGCAGCCGGCACGCATGGATTACCCCACCCTGGGGGCTGCGCTTTGGGCAGGGGTCCGgggatgctgctggtgctgctggctcgGTCTTGGTCTTCCCCATTTTGCTCCAGGTCAAACCTCACTAAAACCCTTATTAAAGAGCTCCTCTAAGGGCTGGAAACGTGCTGAGCTGAGCTCCTGGTGCAGCTCCACGCTGCCAGAGCCCCCTCTCCACCGGGGCAGGGCACCCACGGCAGGGCACCGCTCCCCACGGGGCTTTGCTGGCACACGCAGGGAGAACAGCGAAAGGGGAAGCTTTGATTTGCTTCTGGCCCTAAATCCTGTCGGTTCAGGCTCCAGTCACGCTCCCAAATTTTCCCTGTAagccctgggctgggagctggcaccAGCTGAGCCCGGGCTCGGTGTGGTCAGCACAGCCCCGAATCAAGGGGACAGAGGGGACGGGGCCACCACTGCCCCCCTCGGCTCTGTTTTTGGGGCAGGACGAGGGGGCTGCAAGGATGTGGCAGCAACAAACCCATCCCGCGAGGGGGGGACCAGCATCacccagcccccagcagccgctCGGGGAGGATTTGGGATCAATTTCCCCGCAGAAGGAGACTGAACTTTGCCAATAAGCGGTATCAGCTCAGCCCGGCTGCGTGCTCCCAGACCTTAAAACTGCTCGGAGGAGGGAAGCTCTCTGCTTCTCAGCGGGGATTTCCATTTTAtggaaattttccatttttccagttttcagccCTGTCTGGGAGCCAGGCAGCCGTGGATGGGTCCTGGGCCCGGCGCTGCCCCGACCTTGGGCGACCTTGAGGCATCTCCCGTGCCTCGGTGTCCCCCGAGCAAGACGGGGTAACGCCGTCCCCTCCTCGTCCCCAAACCTATCCTCAGGCGTTGAGGCACACAGATCGCTCCTGCAAACACCAGTACCCAGCCCTGCCACAGCTTCACAGCTCCCTTCTGCCGAGGGGGAGAAAATTTGGAAGCCAGAAGTGAGCCAAACTCCCCGGGAAGTCTTTTCGGAGCAGGCAGCTCTCTGTGTGCCCACCACGGCGCCTTCCCATgggctttttggggtcccttttTGGGGGCACAGGCACAGCCACGCAGCCCAGCCCTCGAGGGcaggtggggctggggacgggcacaattcccatccccatcccaattattcctatccccatcccagtgATTCCCATCCCAGCCAGGTCCAGCCCCAGCAGACGAGCACCTTGGAGCTGCCCTGAGCCGCGGCACAGCTCCCAAATTGGGGACAAAGCCATCTCCTGGTGGCACCCACAGCTCCGTGGCTCTGCAAGGGGACCCGCTCGGTccagtgctgctgttttttggggaaaaaaacccaCTGGGAGAAGGCgctgcgggaggaggaggatgcctGGGCCCACACGGGGGATCCCAGTGCAGAAACTCAgcaagaacacaaaaaaaaaagctttgtcccccctccccaagcagGAGGTTTTGGCTGCCACCCCAAACTCCCCGCAGGAGAAGCTTTCCTGGGCAGCACTTGCAGCGTGGGGATTATTTCCAGATCACACTGCGGAGGTGTCGGCAGGCCTTACAAATGGGGCCCCGGGCTCCTCTCGTGGCTCCCCGGGGAGCTCAGGTGCCCTGCGATCAAGTGACAAATTCCTCCTGCCACGGCAAAGTGCTAACTTACGCAAGACCCACTTTCCTGCCTCTTAACGAGCTGCTCTCCGCTAACGAGCGGGCACCGCTGCGCAACGGGGCCGGGCAGGCAAAATTTGGGGCTCCCACTCCCTGGGGGGCCGTGCCCAGCAGGGCTGAAGGGTGCACACCGAGTGCTTGAgagattttgggggaaaaacatcACTTTCTGTATGGCTATGGCCAGGCAGGGAGTAGCAGTGTCCCAGCAGGGTCCCAGGTGGGGGCGGGCAGCGCAGCCCCGCacggagccccccagcccctgggtgcacccccagccccctgagGACACCCCAAGGGGCAGAAATCCCCCCTCGGCCACGAACTGAGCCTGTGCCTCCGCTGATGGccgggctggggaagggcccAGCTCCTGGAGCATCCCCGGGACGTGCTGGGGACCAGCAGCACCGGGGACCACGGGGGGGACATCTCATGGGGCACCGCTGCCAGGCTTTTACCagggagacccccccccaaaaaaaaacatctcccccatcccaccttgGCACAGCTCAGGGGGTGCCAGGAGGGGACTTTTGGGTGCCTGCCCCATTGCTACCCCACGGGACAAGTCCCCAGTGGCACCCAAAGGTGCCCTGTGCCCTCTCCACGGGCCCCCCACCCCCGAGGGTCCCCACGGACTCACAGGGGACGGGGACAGACCGAGGGGGTGCCCCCAGCACGGCGCAGAGCAGCACCGGGGAGCCGTCGGGGGCTCAACACCCGttctcagcccccccccccccggctcggTGCTCGCCCCCCGCCCGCTCCCGGAGCTCCCCAGCTCGCTGCGCACCCGGAGACCCCCACTGGGGAGCGCGGGGAAGCTccggcccccccccaccccgaggGCGTCCCTGTTCTCAGCACCACCCCGCCACCCCCGGGAGGTCGcagcccacccccccccaacccccaaaacccccaaaacaaccccaaaaccctcGAGGGTCCCGTCCCGCGGCACTCACATAAAGGCGTGGTACACGAAAGCCCCCCCGCGGGGCCGCTCCAGCACGTTGTAAAGGCAATTCTGCAGCCTCcgccggcaccgggggggcccggcggggtggggggcaccggcagcagcagaagcagcagcgggggaggcagcagaagcagcagcggGGGCGGCCCCGAGGCTCGGAGCCGCCAGCAACccccggcggcggggagcgggggtcccgccggggccccccccgctGTCGGTGCGC
This sequence is a window from Anas platyrhynchos isolate ZD024472 breed Pekin duck chromosome 24, IASCAAS_PekinDuck_T2T, whole genome shotgun sequence. Protein-coding genes within it:
- the KCNQ4 gene encoding potassium voltage-gated channel subfamily KQT member 4 isoform X1, with the translated sequence MAGAAGSGGERLRAVRTDSGGGPGGTPAPRRRGLLAAPSLGAAPAAASAASPAAASAAAGAPHPAGPPRCRRRLQNCLYNVLERPRGGAFVYHAFIFLLVFSCLVLSVFSTIQEHQKLANECLFILEFVMIVVFGMEYIVRVWAAGCCCRYRGWRGRLRFARKPFCVIDFIVFIASVAVIAAGTQGNIFATSALRSMRFLQILRMVRMDRRGGTWKLLGSVVYAHSKELITAWYIGFLVLIFASFLVYLAEKDANAQFATYADSLWWGTGPPLSVPAQVTLTTIGYGDKTPQTWLGRMLAAGFALLGISFFALPAGILGSGFALKVQEQHRQKHFEKRRTPAANLIQAAWRLYSTDASRAYLAATWCYYDSLLPSFSTHPTAPSHPIHHLPFGRGDGAAGHGDPTAAAVGLQQARSQRDPGGGPSGEPPAPSCGAFTSQIHCCHVRARTPKRLRMPRVLPALPSRPPLVLCSAAAHSICYFLPRQISDSVSLFISPKSRVPNSRAPEELRCPRCIAAVPGAASPPAERGRGRARSPRGLSLPRLLQQLTSPPGALGGSSPLPVPCPSHPSGAITSQPCRLHGSPSPFPFFLPPFPFFLPPFPFFPLSPFCPFPLFPFFPFFPPFPSPFFPFVLQRLCSLLGSLAPHFASPRFWFFSFNFSLFPFNPALRELLLMFEHLHRARNGGFRNSEVRKWPDGAPPPPYHSFTSAQKSAVPAPCSGESWQEEDARPHKCLSLSTKMGIRDRIRLGPPGGRGRQHLGPPLQRSPSPEDPPEASSPSKVHKSWSFNDRTRFRASLRLKPRPPVEADCPPEDSGEEKSPPCELAFEDILPAVKTLIRAVRILKFLVAKRKFKETLRPYDVKDVIEQYSAGHLDMLGRIKSLQTRVDQIVGRGGPAADKKTREKGEKAAPEPELVDELSMMGRVAKVERQVQSIEHKLDVLLGLYSQCLRKGCTNSFSLGAVRVPPGEPESTSDYHSPVEHEDISASAQTLSSSRSASANMD
- the KCNQ4 gene encoding potassium voltage-gated channel subfamily KQT member 4 isoform X6, giving the protein MIVVFGMEYIVRVWAAGCCCRYRGWRGRLRFARKPFCVIDFIVFIASVAVIAAGTQGNIFATSALRSMRFLQILRMVRMDRRGGTWKLLGSVVYAHSKELITAWYIGFLVLIFASFLVYLAEKDANAQFATYADSLWWGTGPPLSVPAQVTLTTIGYGDKTPQTWLGRMLAAGFALLGISFFALPAGILGSGFALKVQEQHRQKHFEKRRTPAANLIQAAWRLYSTDASRAYLAATWCYYDSLLPSFSTHPTAPSHPIHHLPFGRGDGAAGHGDPTAAAVGLQQARSQRDPGGGPSGEPPAPSCGAFTSQIHCCHVRARTPKRLRMPRVLPALPSRPPLVLCSAAAHSICYFLPRQISDSVSLFISPKSRVPNSRAPEELRCPRCIAAVPGAASPPAERGRGRARSPRGLSLPRLLQQLTSPPGALGGSSPLPVPCPSHPSGAITSQPCRLHGSPSPFPFFLPPFPFFLPPFPFFPLSPFCPFPLFPFFPFFPPFPSPFFPFVLQRLCSLLGSLAPHFASPRFWFFSFNFSLFPFNPALRELLLMFEHLHRARNGGFRNSEVRKWPDGAPPPPYHSFTSAQKSAVPAPCSGESWQEEDARPHKCLSLSTKMGIRDRIRLGPPGGRGRQHLGPPLQRSPSPEDPPEASSPSKVHKSWSFNDRTRFRASLRLKPRPPVEADCPPEDSGEEKSPPCELAFEDILPAVKTLIRAVRILKFLVAKRKFKETLRPYDVKDVIEQYSAGHLDMLGRIKSLQTRVDQIVGRGGPAADKKTREKGEKAAPEPELVDELSMMGRVAKVERQVQSIEHKLDVLLGLYSQCLRKGCTNSFSLGAVRVPPGEPESTSDYHSPVEHEDISASAQTLSSSRSASANMD